In one window of Photobacterium leiognathi DNA:
- the leuS gene encoding leucine--tRNA ligase translates to MQEQYRPQDIEQKVQEHWDNKKTFVVSEDPNKEKFYCLSMFPYPSGRLHMGHVRNYTIGDVISRYQRLQGKNVMQPIGWDAFGLPTENAAVKNKTAPAPWTYENIEYMKNQLKLLGFGYDWNREFATCTPEYYRWEQEFFTKLYNKGLVYKKTSSVNWCPNDQTVLANEQVEDGCCWRCDTPVEQKEIPQWFIKITEYAQELLDDLDQLDGWPEMVKTMQRNWIGRSEGVELTFKVKDNDDLEVYTTRPDTLMGVTFVSIAAGHPLAAKAAENNPALADFIHECRNNKVAEADLATMEKKGMDTGLTAIHPLDGREVPVYVANFVLMDYGTGAVMAVPAHDQRDFEFATKYNIDIMAVIKPEDGSELDIAEAAYTEKGVLFNSGEFDGLNFQQAFDAIAAKLEAEGKGKKTVNFRLRDWGVSRQRYWGAPIPMVTTEDGEVHPVPADQLPVILPEDVVMDGVTSPIKADKEWAKTTFNGEPALRETDTFDTFMESSWYYARYCSPQADDILDPEKANYWLPVDQYIGGIEHACMHLLYSRFFHKLLRDAGYVTSDEPFKQLLCQGMVLADAFFYATDKGGKEWVAPTDVTVERDGKGRITSAVDTDGRNVEHSGMIKMSKSKNNGIDPQEMVDKYGADTVRLFMMFASPADMTLEWQESGVEGANRFLKRVWKLVREHTEKGAAEAVDAAALTADQKALRRDIHKTIAKVSDDIGRRQTFNTAIAAIMELMNKLAKAPQESVQDRAILDEALKAIVAMLYPITPHICFEMWTALGETDIDNAQFPQADEKALVEDEKLIIVQVNGKLRAKLTVAADATKEQVEELGLNDENVTKFTDGLTIRKVIYVPGKLLNIVAN, encoded by the coding sequence ATGCAAGAACAATATCGTCCACAGGACATTGAACAGAAAGTTCAAGAACATTGGGACAACAAAAAAACCTTTGTTGTTAGTGAAGACCCTAATAAAGAAAAATTCTACTGTCTCTCCATGTTCCCGTACCCAAGTGGTCGACTGCACATGGGTCACGTGCGTAACTACACTATCGGTGATGTTATCTCTCGCTACCAGCGCTTACAAGGTAAAAATGTAATGCAGCCAATCGGCTGGGATGCATTTGGTTTACCGACTGAAAATGCGGCAGTGAAAAATAAGACGGCACCTGCGCCATGGACTTACGAAAACATCGAGTACATGAAGAACCAACTTAAGCTATTAGGCTTTGGTTACGATTGGAACCGTGAGTTCGCAACATGTACGCCAGAATACTACCGTTGGGAGCAAGAGTTCTTCACTAAGCTTTACAACAAAGGTCTTGTTTACAAGAAGACTTCATCTGTTAACTGGTGTCCAAACGACCAAACTGTACTTGCTAACGAGCAGGTTGAAGATGGTTGCTGTTGGCGTTGTGACACACCAGTTGAGCAAAAAGAGATCCCACAATGGTTCATTAAGATCACTGAGTACGCACAAGAGCTACTTGACGATCTTGATCAACTAGACGGTTGGCCTGAAATGGTAAAAACCATGCAGCGCAACTGGATTGGTCGCTCTGAAGGTGTTGAACTAACATTCAAAGTTAAAGACAACGACGATCTAGAAGTTTACACAACACGCCCTGACACACTAATGGGTGTGACATTCGTAAGCATCGCAGCAGGTCACCCTCTTGCAGCAAAAGCAGCTGAGAATAATCCAGCACTTGCAGATTTCATTCACGAATGCCGTAACAACAAGGTTGCAGAAGCTGATCTTGCAACCATGGAAAAGAAAGGCATGGATACTGGCCTAACCGCTATCCATCCACTAGATGGTCGTGAAGTACCTGTATACGTAGCAAACTTCGTACTGATGGATTACGGCACAGGTGCAGTAATGGCAGTACCTGCGCACGATCAACGTGACTTCGAGTTTGCGACTAAGTACAACATCGACATCATGGCAGTTATCAAGCCAGAAGATGGTAGCGAGCTAGATATCGCTGAAGCGGCATACACTGAAAAAGGTGTCCTGTTTAATTCAGGTGAGTTCGATGGACTAAACTTCCAACAAGCATTTGATGCCATTGCAGCAAAACTTGAAGCTGAAGGTAAAGGTAAGAAGACAGTTAACTTCCGTCTACGTGACTGGGGTGTATCTCGTCAACGTTACTGGGGCGCACCAATCCCAATGGTAACCACTGAAGATGGTGAAGTTCACCCAGTACCAGCAGATCAACTACCAGTGATTCTGCCAGAAGACGTGGTAATGGATGGCGTGACTAGCCCAATCAAAGCTGATAAAGAGTGGGCGAAAACTACCTTTAACGGCGAGCCAGCACTACGTGAAACAGACACGTTTGATACCTTCATGGAATCTTCTTGGTACTACGCACGTTACTGTTCACCACAAGCTGACGACATCCTAGATCCAGAAAAAGCGAACTACTGGCTACCTGTAGACCAATACATTGGTGGTATTGAGCACGCATGTATGCACCTACTGTACTCTCGCTTCTTCCATAAACTACTACGTGATGCTGGCTACGTAACATCTGACGAGCCGTTCAAGCAACTACTATGTCAAGGTATGGTTCTTGCTGACGCATTCTTCTACGCCACTGATAAAGGTGGTAAAGAATGGGTTGCACCAACTGACGTAACTGTTGAACGTGACGGTAAAGGTCGCATCACTTCAGCTGTTGATACTGATGGCCGTAACGTTGAACACTCAGGCATGATCAAAATGTCTAAGTCTAAGAACAACGGTATCGACCCTCAAGAGATGGTAGACAAGTACGGTGCTGACACAGTACGTCTATTCATGATGTTTGCATCACCTGCTGACATGACACTTGAATGGCAAGAGTCTGGCGTTGAAGGTGCTAACCGTTTCCTTAAGCGTGTTTGGAAACTAGTCCGTGAACACACTGAGAAAGGCGCAGCAGAAGCAGTTGATGCAGCAGCACTAACTGCAGATCAAAAAGCACTTCGTCGTGATATTCACAAAACTATTGCAAAAGTAAGTGATGATATCGGTCGTCGTCAGACATTTAACACTGCGATTGCTGCTATCATGGAGCTAATGAACAAGCTTGCTAAGGCACCTCAAGAGTCTGTACAAGATCGTGCAATTCTTGATGAAGCGCTAAAAGCGATTGTTGCAATGCTTTACCCAATCACTCCACATATCTGTTTTGAAATGTGGACTGCACTGGGCGAAACAGACATTGATAATGCACAATTTCCACAAGCTGACGAAAAAGCATTAGTGGAAGATGAGAAACTGATCATCGTTCAAGTTAACGGTAAACTACGTGCAAAACTGACTGTTGCAGCTGACGCAACCAAAGAGCAAGTAGAAGAGCTAGGCTTAAATGATGAGAACGTGACTAAGTTCACTGATGGCTTAACGATTCGTAAAGTGATCTACGTTCCTGGTAAGCTACTAAACATCGTAGCGAACTAA
- a CDS encoding 2-octaprenyl-3-methyl-6-methoxy-1,4-benzoquinol hydroxylase: MEQYDVIVAGGGMVGAATALGLAKLGIEVAVLEGFAPQPYTDSQPMDLRVSAISPNSVALLERLGAWDAVKQMRLCPFKRLETWESPECRTRFNADEMNLAQLGYIVENRVLQLALWQQFESADNLTLLCPAKMVSAMHTEGGYIVELEDKQTLQCRLLVGTDGANSQVRQQAGIGITAWDYRQHCMLINVETALPQQDITWQQFTPVGPRSFLPLPGHQGSLVWYDSPERIRRLSHMTATQLHTEISAVFPDELGEFKVINHGSFPLTRRHAQTYYKPNVVLLGDAAHTINPLAGQGVNLGFKDVDVLLQEIEAAGELWAETKVLHKYEQRRRPDNLVMQTGMDFFYVAFSNNLAPMKFLRNAGLRIADHAGVMKKQVLKYAMGI; encoded by the coding sequence ATGGAACAATACGATGTCATCGTTGCTGGTGGCGGCATGGTTGGCGCAGCAACAGCACTTGGCTTAGCAAAATTAGGGATTGAGGTCGCAGTCTTAGAAGGTTTTGCTCCTCAGCCGTATACAGACTCACAGCCAATGGACTTGCGTGTTTCCGCAATATCACCTAACTCGGTTGCCTTACTAGAGCGTTTAGGCGCTTGGGATGCTGTAAAACAGATGCGCTTATGCCCATTTAAGCGTCTGGAAACGTGGGAAAGCCCTGAGTGCCGAACACGTTTTAATGCAGATGAAATGAACTTAGCGCAACTAGGCTACATCGTTGAAAACCGTGTATTACAGCTAGCGTTGTGGCAACAGTTCGAAAGCGCCGATAACTTAACCTTGTTGTGTCCTGCAAAAATGGTATCAGCAATGCATACTGAAGGTGGCTATATTGTTGAGCTTGAAGATAAGCAAACATTACAGTGTCGATTATTAGTCGGCACAGACGGTGCTAATTCTCAAGTGCGCCAACAAGCCGGTATTGGTATTACAGCATGGGATTATCGCCAGCACTGTATGTTAATCAATGTAGAAACCGCCTTGCCGCAGCAAGACATTACTTGGCAGCAATTTACGCCAGTAGGTCCTCGTTCATTCTTACCTTTGCCAGGACACCAAGGCTCACTGGTTTGGTATGACAGCCCAGAACGTATCAGACGCTTATCGCATATGACAGCCACTCAGCTTCATACTGAAATCTCAGCGGTTTTTCCTGATGAATTAGGTGAGTTTAAGGTGATTAATCACGGTAGCTTCCCATTAACACGTCGCCATGCTCAAACTTACTATAAACCCAATGTGGTTTTGCTAGGAGATGCTGCTCACACCATTAATCCATTAGCGGGACAAGGTGTGAATTTGGGCTTTAAAGATGTAGATGTACTACTGCAGGAAATAGAGGCTGCGGGAGAATTGTGGGCTGAAACTAAAGTGCTACACAAGTACGAGCAACGTCGTCGCCCTGACAATCTTGTAATGCAAACGGGAATGGATTTTTTCTACGTTGCTTTTAGTAATAATTTAGCGCCAATGAAGTTTTTACGAAATGCAGGATTACGTATTGCCGATCATGCTGGTGTGATGAAAAAACAAGTGTTGAAGTATGCCATGGGTATTTAG
- a CDS encoding YSC84-related protein, which translates to MKTIHKLFITLCTCIMMLSSTSALAQDSDTQKALDLFYQSPQTQPFFKSAYGYVVFPSVGKGGFWVGGAYGNGVVFKANQATGFAKLFQVSIGLQFGGQAYSEILFFQDKRAYDNFVSGSFELDAQASAVALDEGASAKAGTAGAGAGSNGEYATRSYINGVAIFTKAKGGAMIEASLAGQKFTFEPMTEATRNVKGYDKMVPQGLQKPAQEAKTVKPAETIKTPAEENAVVVETLERPDDI; encoded by the coding sequence ATGAAAACGATACATAAACTATTTATTACCTTATGTACCTGTATCATGATGCTGAGCTCGACGTCAGCACTAGCACAAGATAGTGATACACAAAAAGCACTCGACTTGTTCTATCAGTCACCACAAACTCAGCCATTCTTTAAAAGCGCTTATGGTTATGTCGTTTTCCCTTCAGTTGGTAAAGGCGGTTTTTGGGTCGGTGGTGCTTACGGCAATGGTGTTGTCTTTAAAGCGAACCAAGCAACTGGCTTTGCTAAACTATTCCAAGTATCTATTGGCTTACAATTTGGTGGACAGGCTTACAGTGAGATCTTGTTCTTCCAAGACAAGCGCGCGTATGACAATTTTGTTAGCGGTAGCTTCGAGCTAGATGCTCAAGCATCAGCTGTCGCCTTAGATGAAGGCGCCTCGGCAAAAGCAGGTACAGCTGGCGCAGGTGCAGGCTCTAACGGTGAATACGCAACACGCAGCTACATTAATGGCGTTGCTATCTTCACTAAAGCCAAAGGTGGTGCCATGATTGAAGCATCACTAGCTGGTCAAAAGTTCACTTTCGAGCCAATGACAGAAGCGACACGTAATGTGAAAGGCTACGACAAGATGGTACCTCAAGGGCTACAGAAACCTGCTCAAGAAGCAAAAACTGTAAAGCCAGCTGAAACCATTAAAACGCCAGCAGAAGAAAATGCAGTGGTTGTTGAAACTTTAGAGCGTCCTGACGACATCTAA
- the miaB gene encoding tRNA (N6-isopentenyl adenosine(37)-C2)-methylthiotransferase MiaB — MAKKLLIKTWGCQMNEYDSSKMADLLNAANGFELTEIPEEADVLLLNTCSIREKAQEKVFHQLGRWKTLKDKKPDLVIGVGGCVATQEGDSIRQRAPYVDVIFGPQTLHRLPEMIKQSQSDDAPVMDISFPEIEKFDSLPEPRAEGATAFVSIMEGCSKYCTYCVVPYTRGEEVSRPLDDVLFEIAQLAEQGVREVNLLGQNVNAYRGAMHDGEIASFAELLRLVAAIDGIDRIRYTTSHPIEFTDDIIEVYKDTPELVSFLHLPVQSGSDRILTMMKRPHTAIEYKSKIRKLRQARPDITISSDFIVAFPGETDQDFQDTMKLIRDVDFDMSFSFIFSARPGTPAADYPCDLTEEVKKERLYELQQQINTQAMRYSRQMLGTEQRILVEGPSKKNVMELRGRTENNRVVNFEGSADLIGQFVDVKITDVFTNSLRGELVRTEAEMNLRVAMTPAEMMAKTRKEDELGVGVYTP, encoded by the coding sequence ATGGCGAAGAAACTGCTGATCAAAACCTGGGGCTGCCAGATGAACGAATACGATTCATCTAAAATGGCAGATCTTCTTAATGCAGCTAATGGCTTTGAGTTAACGGAAATCCCAGAAGAAGCAGATGTTCTGCTACTTAACACCTGCTCGATCCGTGAAAAGGCACAAGAGAAAGTTTTCCACCAATTAGGTCGTTGGAAAACATTAAAAGATAAGAAGCCGGATCTTGTGATCGGTGTCGGTGGTTGTGTAGCAACCCAAGAAGGCGATTCTATTCGTCAACGTGCACCTTACGTTGATGTGATTTTTGGTCCACAGACTCTACACCGCCTACCAGAAATGATTAAACAGTCGCAATCTGACGATGCGCCTGTTATGGATATCTCATTCCCTGAAATTGAGAAATTTGACAGCCTACCAGAACCACGTGCAGAAGGCGCAACAGCGTTCGTTTCTATCATGGAAGGTTGTTCTAAATACTGTACTTACTGTGTAGTTCCATACACACGTGGTGAAGAAGTTAGCCGTCCACTTGATGACGTACTATTTGAAATTGCCCAACTTGCAGAGCAAGGTGTACGTGAAGTTAACCTACTAGGTCAAAACGTAAACGCATACCGTGGCGCAATGCACGATGGTGAAATCGCATCATTTGCTGAACTGCTACGTCTTGTTGCTGCTATCGATGGTATTGACCGTATTCGTTACACAACAAGCCACCCTATCGAGTTCACTGATGACATCATCGAAGTGTACAAAGATACGCCAGAGCTTGTAAGCTTCTTACACTTACCTGTACAAAGTGGTTCGGATCGCATCCTAACTATGATGAAGCGTCCACACACGGCTATCGAGTACAAATCTAAAATCCGTAAACTACGTCAAGCACGTCCTGATATTACTATCAGCTCTGACTTTATCGTGGCATTCCCTGGCGAAACCGATCAGGACTTCCAAGATACAATGAAGCTGATCCGTGACGTTGATTTTGACATGAGCTTTAGCTTCATTTTCTCTGCGCGCCCTGGTACGCCAGCAGCGGATTACCCATGTGATCTTACAGAAGAAGTGAAAAAAGAACGCTTGTACGAACTACAACAACAGATCAATACTCAAGCTATGCGTTACTCACGCCAAATGCTAGGTACTGAACAACGTATCCTTGTAGAAGGTCCATCGAAGAAGAACGTAATGGAACTTCGTGGTCGTACTGAGAACAACCGAGTTGTTAACTTCGAAGGTTCTGCTGATTTAATTGGTCAATTCGTAGACGTGAAGATCACTGACGTATTTACTAACTCACTACGCGGTGAGCTAGTACGTACAGAAGCTGAAATGAATCTTCGTGTTGCGATGACTCCAGCAGAAATGATGGCGAAGACTCGTAAAGAAGATGAATTGGGTGTAGGCGTTTATACTCCATAG
- the ybeY gene encoding rRNA maturation RNase YbeY, which produces MAIYLDLQYATESQDGLPTEAEFQQWLDAAVTPFQADAEVTIRLVDEADSHELNLEYRGKDRPTNVLSFPFEAPPGIELELLGDLIICRQVVEKEALEQNKPLTAHWAHMVVHGSLHLLGYDHIEDDEAEQMEGLETEIMQNMGFVDPYISEKQ; this is translated from the coding sequence ATGGCTATTTACCTTGATTTACAATACGCCACTGAAAGCCAAGATGGACTGCCAACTGAAGCAGAATTCCAACAGTGGTTAGATGCAGCCGTTACCCCTTTTCAAGCTGATGCTGAAGTCACTATCCGCTTAGTGGATGAAGCTGACAGCCATGAGCTTAACCTTGAATACCGTGGTAAAGATCGTCCAACCAACGTGTTATCTTTTCCATTTGAAGCGCCTCCGGGCATTGAATTGGAACTGTTAGGCGACTTAATTATTTGCCGACAAGTGGTAGAAAAAGAAGCACTTGAGCAGAATAAGCCGCTAACAGCACATTGGGCACATATGGTTGTACATGGCAGTCTTCATCTGCTAGGTTATGATCATATTGAAGATGATGAAGCTGAACAAATGGAAGGTTTAGAAACAGAAATCATGCAAAACATGGGCTTTGTTGATCCTTACATCTCTGAAAAGCAATAA
- a CDS encoding zinc ribbon-containing protein — MTQQKAHYEALLEKVTETLKNSPQELKKFIETTELYGKAASDMTKDELALIEAYLKSDLKTFSEEAKNSPEPFKESPFYKLVSETIWQHLAEITDKTQLEWLEVMDDIKHKGVYHSGELVGLGHLVCEKCGHQQTITHVTRIEPCIKCGCKEFSRQPLEP; from the coding sequence ATGACTCAACAAAAAGCACATTACGAAGCGCTATTAGAAAAAGTCACCGAGACATTAAAAAATAGCCCACAAGAGCTTAAGAAGTTTATTGAGACGACTGAACTGTATGGTAAAGCCGCCAGCGATATGACCAAAGATGAGCTTGCATTAATTGAAGCGTATTTAAAAAGTGATCTAAAAACCTTCAGTGAAGAAGCGAAAAACAGCCCAGAGCCTTTCAAAGAAAGCCCATTCTATAAGTTAGTAAGTGAAACCATTTGGCAGCACCTTGCTGAAATCACGGATAAGACACAATTAGAGTGGCTAGAAGTAATGGATGATATTAAACACAAAGGGGTGTATCACTCAGGCGAGTTAGTAGGGCTTGGACATTTAGTTTGTGAGAAATGCGGTCATCAACAGACCATTACACATGTGACTCGTATTGAGCCATGTATTAAATGTGGCTGTAAAGAATTTAGCCGTCAGCCGCTTGAGCCGTAA
- the mtgA gene encoding monofunctional biosynthetic peptidoglycan transglycosylase — protein MLKRFFLKLFLFALLFPIVLVVIFKFVNPPFWGWEISRTLFPPQGYPEHIQHEWVNLDKISKNMQLAVIASEDQTFPEHHGIDVQATLAVLKYAGKNGPDRGASTISQQAAKNMFLFPVHSFIRKGVELYFSLLMEIVWGKERILEVYLNIIEFGPGIYGVEAASEHFFHIPASRLSAQQAAQLAAVLPNPYKIKASPMSNYVYQRTLWIRRQMRQLGMVTLDKVYNEQSLFKSFHIYP, from the coding sequence ATGCTTAAACGCTTTTTCTTGAAACTCTTTTTATTTGCTCTGTTGTTCCCTATTGTCCTAGTTGTAATTTTCAAATTTGTAAACCCACCATTTTGGGGCTGGGAGATTAGTCGTACCCTGTTCCCACCTCAAGGTTATCCTGAACATATTCAACATGAGTGGGTCAATTTAGATAAAATATCTAAGAATATGCAGTTAGCTGTCATTGCCTCAGAAGATCAAACCTTTCCTGAGCACCATGGTATTGATGTGCAAGCAACCCTAGCAGTATTAAAATACGCAGGCAAAAATGGCCCCGATCGCGGCGCAAGTACGATTAGCCAGCAAGCTGCTAAGAATATGTTTTTATTCCCTGTTCACTCATTTATTCGTAAAGGTGTAGAACTGTACTTTTCATTATTAATGGAAATCGTTTGGGGTAAGGAACGTATTTTAGAAGTGTACTTAAATATTATTGAGTTTGGCCCAGGGATCTATGGTGTGGAAGCTGCGAGTGAGCATTTCTTCCACATCCCAGCGAGTCGTTTAAGCGCACAACAAGCAGCACAATTGGCAGCGGTGTTACCGAACCCTTATAAGATAAAAGCATCACCAATGAGCAATTATGTTTACCAACGTACTCTATGGATCCGTCGTCAGATGCGTCAACTGGGTATGGTAACGCTTGATAAAGTCTATAATGAACAGTCACTTTTTAAATCATTCCACATTTATCCTTAG
- the corC gene encoding CNNM family magnesium/cobalt transport protein CorC (CorC(YbeX) belongs to the Cyclin M Mg2+ Exporter (CNNM) family, and was characterized as belonging to a set of three proteins, at least one of which must be present for CorA to function.), whose product MNEDNPQTSEGPSRKSFFERIDQLFQGEPQNREDLVEVFRDSEENDLIDHDTRDMLEGVMEISEMRVRDIMIPRSQMITIERSQKLEDLIDLIVEAQHSRYPVISDDKDHVEGILLAKDLLRYLLPDSEPFDMDKVLRPAVVVPESKRVDRLLKEFREERYHMAIVVDEFGGVSGVITIEDILEQIVGEIEDEFDDEEEQDIRQLSKHTYAVKALTTIEDFNELFQTSFCDEEVDTVGGLVMMSFGHLPTRGEVVEVDGYSFKVTSADNRRVIQLQVTVPDEAFQPTITS is encoded by the coding sequence ATGAACGAAGATAACCCCCAAACATCTGAAGGTCCGAGTAGAAAGTCCTTCTTTGAACGTATTGACCAACTGTTTCAAGGTGAACCACAAAACCGTGAAGACTTGGTTGAAGTTTTTCGAGATTCAGAAGAAAACGATCTGATCGACCACGACACTCGCGACATGCTCGAAGGTGTAATGGAAATTTCTGAAATGCGTGTACGTGATATTATGATCCCACGTTCACAAATGATCACGATTGAGCGTTCTCAGAAGTTAGAAGATCTGATTGATTTAATTGTTGAAGCCCAACACTCTCGTTACCCAGTGATCAGTGATGACAAAGACCACGTTGAAGGCATTTTGCTAGCCAAAGATCTTCTCCGTTATCTGCTTCCTGATAGCGAACCTTTTGATATGGACAAAGTGCTACGCCCTGCCGTTGTTGTGCCGGAAAGTAAGCGCGTTGACCGTCTATTAAAAGAATTCCGCGAAGAGCGCTACCACATGGCGATTGTGGTTGATGAGTTTGGTGGTGTTTCCGGTGTTATCACCATTGAAGATATCCTTGAACAAATCGTTGGTGAAATCGAAGATGAATTCGACGACGAAGAAGAGCAAGATATCCGTCAGTTAAGTAAACACACTTATGCGGTAAAAGCACTGACAACCATTGAAGATTTCAATGAACTCTTCCAAACCTCATTCTGCGACGAAGAAGTCGATACCGTTGGCGGACTTGTGATGATGAGTTTTGGTCACCTACCAACCCGAGGTGAAGTTGTTGAAGTTGATGGTTACTCGTTTAAAGTGACTTCTGCCGATAACCGTCGTGTTATCCAGTTACAAGTAACGGTTCCTGACGAAGCATTTCAACCGACTATTACTTCTTAA
- a CDS encoding PhoH family protein: MSKIITVEFTLEPADNQRLSSLCGPFDDNIKQLERRLGVEINHRSNNFSVVGKPHTAEAATNIIKDLYVDTAPVRNNIPDIEPDQIHLAIKESGVLEQTTESSIPYGKEIHIKTKKGVIKPRTPNQAQYIANMVTHDITFGIGPACTGKTYLAVAAAVDALERQEIRRILLTRPAVEAGEKLGFLPGDLSQKVDPYLRPLYDALFEMLGFERVEKLIERNVIEVAPLAYMRGRTLNDAFIILDESQNTTVEQMKMFLTRIGFNSCAVITYDVTQIDLPRGARSGLRHAIEVLSDVDEISFNFFQADDVVRHPVVARIVQAYETWESEDQKQRKLAEQRRRAEQDAKEAALVAVAAAAKVESEKSN; encoded by the coding sequence TTGAGCAAAATAATTACTGTAGAATTTACCCTGGAACCTGCCGATAACCAGCGCCTTTCCAGCCTCTGTGGCCCTTTCGACGACAATATCAAACAATTAGAACGCCGTTTGGGTGTTGAGATCAATCACCGTAGCAATAACTTTAGCGTTGTGGGTAAACCACATACTGCCGAAGCTGCTACCAATATCATTAAAGATCTCTACGTTGATACCGCCCCTGTGCGTAATAACATTCCTGATATCGAACCGGATCAAATCCACCTTGCGATCAAAGAATCTGGCGTATTAGAGCAAACAACAGAATCTTCTATCCCATACGGTAAAGAAATTCACATCAAAACTAAAAAAGGTGTGATTAAGCCACGTACACCAAACCAAGCACAATACATTGCTAACATGGTGACGCATGATATTACCTTTGGTATTGGTCCTGCTTGTACGGGTAAAACCTACCTTGCCGTTGCTGCGGCGGTCGATGCATTAGAGCGTCAAGAGATCCGACGTATTCTATTAACGCGTCCAGCGGTTGAAGCTGGTGAGAAATTAGGTTTTCTACCAGGCGATTTAAGCCAGAAGGTCGATCCTTACCTTCGACCACTCTACGATGCACTATTTGAAATGTTAGGCTTCGAGCGAGTAGAAAAATTAATTGAACGAAATGTGATTGAAGTTGCCCCATTAGCATATATGCGTGGACGTACCCTTAATGATGCATTTATCATCCTAGATGAGAGCCAAAACACCACGGTTGAACAGATGAAAATGTTCCTAACCCGTATTGGTTTTAACTCATGTGCAGTGATCACCTATGACGTTACCCAGATCGACTTACCACGTGGGGCTCGTTCAGGTCTACGCCATGCGATTGAAGTATTATCTGATGTTGATGAAATCAGCTTTAACTTCTTCCAAGCCGATGACGTTGTTCGCCATCCCGTTGTTGCTCGTATTGTGCAAGCGTACGAAACATGGGAAAGCGAAGATCAGAAGCAACGCAAACTTGCAGAACAACGCCGTCGCGCTGAGCAAGATGCGAAAGAAGCCGCGTTAGTTGCTGTTGCAGCAGCGGCAAAAGTAGAATCAGAAAAGAGTAACTAA